The Callospermophilus lateralis isolate mCalLat2 chromosome 3, mCalLat2.hap1, whole genome shotgun sequence genome has a segment encoding these proteins:
- the LOC143393956 gene encoding olfactory receptor 4F3/4F16/4F29-like encodes MDGANLSVVSEFLFLGFSNSWEIQLLLFLFSFVFYLASLMGNFLILFSVTSDPNLHSPMYILLAKLSFLDLGGCSTVAPKMMYDLFRKHKAISFGGCIAQIFFIHAIGGTEMVLLIAMAFDRYVAICKPLHYLTIMSPRMCIIILVVAWILGLIHSVAQLAFVVDLPFCGPNVLDSFYCDLPQLIRLACTKTDRLEFMVTANSGFISVGSFFILIISYIFILVTVRKHSSGGLSKALSTLSAHVTVVILFFGPLIFFYTWPFPSSHVDKFLAILDAVLTPFLNPMIYTFRNKEMKAAMRKLFYQLVGYRKMS; translated from the coding sequence ATGGATGGAGCCAACCTCTCTGTGGTGTCTGAGTTTCTGTTCCTGGGATTTTCCAACTCATGGGAGATCCAGCTTCtacttttcctcttttcttttgtGTTCTACTTGGCAAGTCTAATGGGAAACTTCCTCATTTTGTTCTCTGTGACTTCTGACCCTAACCTACACTCCCCCATGTACATTCTGCTGGCCAAGCTCTCGTTTCTTGACCTGGGAGGTTGCTCTACTGTGGCCCCCAAAATGATGTATGATCTTTTTAGAAAACACAAAGCAATCTCTTTTGGGGGTTGCATAGCTCAGATCTTCTTTATTCATGCTATTGGGGGCACAGAAATGGTGCTGCTCATAGCCATGGCCTTTGATAGATATGTGGCCATATGTAAGCCCCTGCACTACCTGACCATCATGAGCCCAAGGATGTGCATTATCATTTTGGTTGTTGCCTGGATCCTTGGCCTCATCCACTCAGTGGCCCAGTTGGCTTTTGTTGTAGACCTGCCCTTCTGTGGCCCAAATGTACTGGACAGCTTCTACTGTGATCTCCCTCAGCTCATTAGACTTGCTTGCACAAAGACCGATAGACTGGAGTTCATGGTCACAGCCAAcagtggattcatctctgtggggTCCTTCTTCATACTGATCATTTCTTACATCTTCATTCTGGTTACTGTTCGAAAACACTCCTCAGGTGGTTTATCCAAGGCCCTCTCCACTTTATCAGCTCATGTCACTGTGGTAATTTTATTCTTTGGGCCATTGATCTTCTTCTACACCTGGCCTTTCCCTTCATCACATGTGGACAAATTTCTTGCTATCTTAGATGCAGTTCTCACTCCTTTTCTAAATCCAATGATCTATACATTTAGGAACAAGGAGATGAAGGCAGCAATGAGGAAACTTTTCTATCAGCTTGTGGGTTACAGGAAGATGTCCTAA